Sequence from the Armatimonadota bacterium genome:
CGCGGGTGCGCCGCATCGTGGCGCTGCGGCTGACCGATGCCTCCGAGGGCAACGCCCAGGGCGTGGGGCTGGCCGACGTGGTCACCCGCCGGCTGGCGGAGGCGATCGACTTCGGGGCCACCTACCTGAACGCCATCGTCTCCACCTACCTGGAGCGGGCCTTCCTGCCGCTCGTCGCCCCCTCCGACCGGGCGGCCGTCGCGGTGGCGGTGCGCACGCTGGGGCTCTATGACCCCGCCGCGGTCCGCATCGTGCGCATCCCCAATACCCTGCACCTGGAGCGGCTGTGGGTCTCGCCGGCGGTGGCGGCCGAGTTGCAGGGCGTCGCGGGCGTGACGCTGGGACGCACCGCCCCGTGGCGCTTCACGCCGACCGGCGACCTGGAGGAGTGGGGGCCGGCGGCGTGGGATGTGGACGAGGACGCGGCGGGAGCGGCTCCGGACGCGCCCGGGCGGTCCCGGGATCCGCGACCATGAGCCTGGACGAGGCTGTCGAGGCGGGGGCCCGGCTCCTCGACCGGGCGCGCCGTGCCGTGGCCCTCACCGGGGCGGGGGTGAGCACCGAGTCGGGACTGCCCGACTTCCGCTCCCCCGGCGGACTGTGGGCCGGGGTCGACCCCATGGCCGTGGCCAGCCTGAGCGCCTTCCGGCGCGAGCCGCAGGCCTTCTACGATTTCTACCGGCGGCGCCTGGCGCTGCTGCGCGACGCCCGCCCCAACCCGGCGCACCTGGCCCTGGCGCGGCTGGAGGCGGCCGGGCGGCTGCGGGCGGTGATCACCCAGAACGTGGACGGGCTGCACCAGGCCGCGGGCTCGCGGCGCGTCCTGGAGCTGCACGGCAGCCTGCGCCGCGCCGCCTGCGCCACCTGCGGGGCGCGGCGCCCCATCGCCGAGCTGGAGGCGGCCCTGGACCGCGGGGCGCTGCCGGTCTGTCCGGCCTGCGGCGGGCTCCTGCGTCCCGACGTGGTCCTCTTCGAGGAGCTCCTGCCGGCGGACGTCTACGCCGAGGCCGAGGCCCTGTGCCGCCGGGCCGACGTCCTGCTGGTGGTGGGCTCCTCCCTGCAGGTCACCCCGGCGGCCACCCTGCCCGAGGTGACGCTGGAGTCCGGCGGGCGCCTCGTCATCGTCAACCAGGAGCCCACGCCCCTGGACCACGCCGCCCTGGTGCTGCGCGGCCGGGCCGGGACGATCCTGCCGCGCCTGGCCGACCGGCTCCTGGCGGCGACGTGAGGAGGGAGGCATGGCAGAGGCGGAGATCGGCATCTTCGGAGGATCGGGGTTCTACGAGCTGCTGAGCGACGCCGAGGAGGTGCGGGTGGAGACGCCCTACGGCGCCCCCAGCGACGTGGTCACCGTGGGGGAGCTCGCCGGCCGGCGCGTCGCCTTCCTGCCGCGCCACGGGCGGCGCCACCAGTACCCGCCGCACATGATCAACTACCGCGCCAACATCGCCGCCATGGCCCAGCTGGGGGTGCAGCGCATCCTCGGCCCCTGCGCGGCCGGCAGCCTGACGCCGGCGGTGCGGCCGGGCGACTTCGTCGTCTGCGACCAGTTCGTCGACCGCACCCACGGCCGCCGCGACACCTTCTACGACGGGCCGGTGACGACCCACGTGAGCTTCGCCGAACCCTACTGCCCGACGCTGCGCCGGGTGGTCATCGAGCAGGCGCGCGCGCTGGAGCTGCCGCTGCACGAGCGCGGCACCGTGGTGGTCATCCAGGGACCGCGCTTCAGCAGTGCGGCGGAGAGCCGCTGGTACCGCGCGCAGGGGTGGGAGGTCATCAACATGACCCAGTACCCCGAGCTGGCTTTGGCCCGGGAGCGCGAGCTGTGCTACGTGAACATCTCCCTCATCACCGACTATGATGTCGGCGTGGAGGGGGACCCCACGGCGCAGCCGGTCACCGCCGAGGAGGTGGTGCGCATCTTCCGCGCCAATCTGGACCGGCTGCGCGAGCTCCTCCTCCGGGTAATCCCGGCCATCCCGCGCGAGCGCGACTGCCCCTGCGCCACCGCCCTGCGCGCCGCGCGGGTCTGACGGGCGCGGCGCCGGCGGCGCGGGCGGGCCGAGGCGGTGCCCGTCCGCACCGCGCCCGCCGGCGGCCTGGACGGGAGAGGGAGGCGAGGATGATCGAGAGGCGTCGCGAGGGTGACCCCACGGGGAAGTGGCTCGGCCTGGCCGTCTTCCTGGTCGGGATCCTGCTGCTGCTCTTCGTCTTCTCCCGCGGGCTGGCCGAGTTCACCCAGGCGGGACTGCTGCAGCAGGCCCCCGGCCGCGAGGCCGTGACCGCCCCGCTCATCGTGGCGGCGGTGGCGAAGTGGGTCCTGCTCTTCCTCCTGGCCTACATCGGTTCCGCCGTGGCCGGCCGTGGCAT
This genomic interval carries:
- a CDS encoding S-methyl-5'-thioadenosine phosphorylase translates to MAEAEIGIFGGSGFYELLSDAEEVRVETPYGAPSDVVTVGELAGRRVAFLPRHGRRHQYPPHMINYRANIAAMAQLGVQRILGPCAAGSLTPAVRPGDFVVCDQFVDRTHGRRDTFYDGPVTTHVSFAEPYCPTLRRVVIEQARALELPLHERGTVVVIQGPRFSSAAESRWYRAQGWEVINMTQYPELALARERELCYVNISLITDYDVGVEGDPTAQPVTAEEVVRIFRANLDRLRELLLRVIPAIPRERDCPCATALRAARV
- a CDS encoding NAD-dependent deacylase, with the translated sequence MSLDEAVEAGARLLDRARRAVALTGAGVSTESGLPDFRSPGGLWAGVDPMAVASLSAFRREPQAFYDFYRRRLALLRDARPNPAHLALARLEAAGRLRAVITQNVDGLHQAAGSRRVLELHGSLRRAACATCGARRPIAELEAALDRGALPVCPACGGLLRPDVVLFEELLPADVYAEAEALCRRADVLLVVGSSLQVTPAATLPEVTLESGGRLVIVNQEPTPLDHAALVLRGRAGTILPRLADRLLAAT